In the genome of Flaviflexus ciconiae, one region contains:
- a CDS encoding sensor histidine kinase: protein MTDPIGYPIIEQTGQTGGLFDSALALTSRLDITSALQEFVEAARRLTGAKYAALGILGSRGETVAFHYSGMSVPDAEKLPHPPHGDGVFAQIPVDAPLIINDIASHPAFEGWPSYHPKMQNFLGVPVRIQEQVFGRLYLSDKQDGFNEADASNMSMLASAAAIAVQNARLYSESEDRANWISVSQSITTALLEGTDEEEALKLIAKKMRTVSRSSTALIVLPSIGDAWVCEIADGEDAENMIGLEFPPDGRAQTVIREGSGVVVDSMTRTRTMRIPELRGYGPALYAPMIVGGQGAGVIILLRSRTQQEFDLADLAMAESVSKQAALALELASARHAQDVAAQIDERAAIGRDLHDLAIQQLFATGMQITAIREDLESKEASPDIVDLLNQAISSVDESVKEIRHIVHRLREPDANVVVVERLRREASPARTSLGFAPSFVISLNGETLPQDVDAETVALIDNMIGADIADDVVAVTREGLSNAARHAKASSVSVTVSIDPSEVRIVVSDDGVGLSPTQSRRSGLANLAARARRHGGSFDLSRGEDRGAVITWYAPLD, encoded by the coding sequence ATGACAGACCCCATCGGTTACCCGATCATCGAGCAGACCGGACAAACCGGCGGGCTTTTTGACTCCGCACTCGCCTTAACCTCACGACTCGACATCACCTCGGCTTTGCAAGAGTTTGTGGAGGCGGCACGCCGCCTCACGGGAGCCAAATACGCTGCTCTCGGCATTCTCGGTAGCCGGGGTGAAACCGTAGCCTTTCACTATTCGGGTATGAGTGTGCCGGACGCTGAGAAGCTCCCCCACCCACCCCATGGTGACGGTGTGTTCGCGCAGATCCCGGTGGATGCTCCCCTCATCATTAACGACATTGCCTCCCACCCAGCATTCGAAGGGTGGCCGAGCTACCACCCGAAAATGCAGAATTTTCTTGGTGTCCCCGTACGTATCCAAGAGCAGGTCTTCGGCAGGCTCTACCTTTCGGATAAGCAGGACGGCTTTAACGAGGCAGATGCATCAAACATGAGCATGCTGGCCTCCGCCGCCGCCATTGCCGTCCAGAACGCCCGGCTTTACTCCGAGTCCGAGGACCGGGCAAATTGGATCAGTGTCTCCCAGTCCATTACGACTGCCTTGCTTGAGGGAACCGATGAGGAGGAGGCTCTCAAGCTCATCGCCAAGAAAATGAGAACGGTCTCCAGGTCCTCCACCGCCCTCATTGTCCTGCCCTCGATCGGTGACGCATGGGTGTGCGAGATTGCCGATGGTGAAGACGCCGAGAACATGATTGGTCTCGAGTTCCCACCCGATGGCAGAGCCCAGACGGTGATCCGCGAGGGCTCCGGCGTTGTCGTTGATTCCATGACCCGCACCCGCACCATGCGTATCCCAGAACTTCGGGGATACGGTCCCGCTCTTTACGCACCGATGATCGTTGGCGGCCAGGGCGCCGGTGTCATCATCCTGCTGCGCTCCCGCACCCAGCAAGAGTTCGATCTTGCCGATTTGGCCATGGCCGAATCGGTATCCAAGCAGGCCGCTCTCGCCCTAGAACTTGCTTCAGCTCGCCACGCACAGGACGTTGCCGCACAGATCGACGAGAGGGCCGCAATCGGTCGCGATCTCCACGACCTGGCCATTCAGCAGCTCTTCGCCACCGGCATGCAGATCACGGCAATCCGTGAAGATCTCGAATCGAAGGAAGCCAGCCCGGACATTGTCGATCTCCTGAACCAGGCCATCTCTTCCGTCGATGAGTCGGTCAAGGAAATCCGCCACATTGTGCACCGGCTCCGCGAGCCCGACGCGAACGTTGTCGTTGTCGAACGCCTCCGCCGCGAAGCATCACCGGCCCGTACCTCGCTCGGCTTTGCCCCATCCTTTGTTATCAGCCTCAACGGGGAAACCCTGCCCCAGGATGTTGATGCTGAGACGGTAGCTCTGATCGATAACATGATTGGTGCGGACATTGCAGACGATGTCGTTGCTGTCACCCGCGAGGGCCTCTCCAATGCTGCCAGGCACGCCAAAGCCTCATCCGTGTCCGTGACTGTCTCCATCGACCCTAGCGAAGTCAGGATCGTAGTTTCCGATGATGGTGTGGGCCTGTCCCCCACCCAGTCCCGCAGGTCCGGCCTTGCCAACCTGGCAGCCCGAGCCCGCCGCCACGGCGGATCCTTCGACCTCTCAAGGGGCGAAGACCGCGGTGCGGTCATTACCTGGTACGCACCACTCGACTAG
- a CDS encoding VOC family protein yields MAGFHHVEVWVADLVQARAVWGWLLQELGFERASEWSEGESWEAGGAYLTLTTSPNLSGQVHDRRAPGVNHLAFKGGTLERVDTIMAKSQDHGWNPLYQERYPHAGGPDYYAGWLENTAGFKAEIVADET; encoded by the coding sequence ATGGCAGGGTTTCATCATGTTGAAGTATGGGTCGCAGATCTCGTACAGGCACGGGCCGTATGGGGATGGCTACTCCAGGAGCTGGGCTTCGAACGAGCAAGTGAATGGTCGGAGGGGGAGTCCTGGGAAGCTGGCGGTGCCTATCTGACGCTAACAACCTCGCCGAACCTCTCCGGGCAGGTACACGATCGGAGAGCACCGGGCGTTAACCACCTTGCCTTCAAGGGTGGCACACTTGAAAGGGTGGATACCATCATGGCGAAATCTCAGGACCACGGATGGAATCCCCTATACCAGGAGCGTTACCCGCACGCTGGAGGACCGGACTATTACGCCGGCTGGCTCGAGAACACTGCGGGCTTCAAAGCTGAGATTGTTGCGGACGAGACGTGA
- a CDS encoding response regulator — MSEVKEDIHVMIIDDHEVVRRGISEVVERADGLSVVAEAGSVEEALNRAKIVRPDVALVDLRLPDGTGIDIITRMAVETPSVRPIVLTSFDDDDALAEALDAGAKAYLLKSVRGAEITEVIKAVAAGRVLLDERTITRRRADHDDPTADLTPSERKVLDLIGDGLSNREIGDRLGVAEKTVKNHITSLLSKMGLQRRTQVAAWVAGQRAAGWRAQN; from the coding sequence ATGAGCGAAGTCAAGGAAGATATCCACGTCATGATCATCGACGACCACGAAGTGGTACGTCGAGGTATTTCTGAAGTGGTCGAGCGCGCCGACGGCCTGTCCGTCGTTGCTGAAGCGGGCTCCGTTGAAGAAGCACTGAACCGCGCAAAGATTGTTCGGCCCGATGTGGCACTCGTTGACCTGCGTCTTCCCGACGGCACCGGCATTGACATCATCACGAGGATGGCAGTGGAGACTCCCTCTGTGCGCCCCATCGTCCTCACGTCCTTTGACGATGACGATGCTCTTGCAGAGGCCCTGGATGCTGGTGCGAAGGCCTACCTGCTCAAGTCTGTCCGCGGTGCTGAGATTACCGAGGTCATCAAGGCAGTGGCAGCGGGCCGCGTTCTCCTTGACGAGCGCACCATTACAAGGCGCCGTGCCGACCATGACGACCCGACAGCCGACCTCACGCCTTCCGAGCGCAAGGTGCTCGACCTCATCGGTGATGGTCTCTCCAACCGCGAGATCGGCGACCGCCTCGGTGTTGCTGAGAAGACCGTCAAGAACCACATCACCTCGCTCCTGTCAAAGATGGGCCTCCAGCGCCGCACCCAGGTTGCCGCATGGGTAGCCGGTCAGCGTGCTGCTGGATGGCGGGCACAAAACTAA
- a CDS encoding type II toxin-antitoxin system Phd/YefM family antitoxin: protein MFAFDLSDVPNNYAEVVQQAQSAPVVIEKHGRREAVLVSSESFDRFIETTEELDDILAFDEALSEEGENARWDEVKSELGCL, encoded by the coding sequence ATGTTTGCTTTCGATTTATCTGACGTGCCAAATAACTATGCTGAGGTCGTGCAGCAGGCTCAATCCGCTCCTGTAGTCATTGAGAAGCACGGGCGACGTGAGGCCGTGCTTGTCTCTTCTGAATCGTTTGATCGGTTTATTGAGACAACCGAAGAACTCGATGACATATTGGCCTTTGATGAAGCCCTTTCCGAAGAGGGCGAGAACGCTCGCTGGGACGAGGTTAAGTCCGAGCTGGGTTGTTTGTGA
- a CDS encoding helix-turn-helix domain-containing protein has translation MSVSLEDFLAENPVDREAVEKEKARMLAEVRAFRLRELREKAGLTQAEVADRIGVGQRQVSKIEHGDLETARIGTIRRYVEAVGGELTVEFISGDDRMKVA, from the coding sequence ATGTCTGTAAGTCTTGAAGATTTTCTCGCGGAGAATCCGGTTGATCGTGAAGCCGTTGAAAAAGAAAAGGCACGCATGCTTGCAGAGGTTCGTGCTTTTCGACTCCGTGAGCTCCGTGAGAAAGCGGGACTAACGCAAGCCGAGGTCGCGGATCGCATCGGTGTTGGGCAACGGCAGGTCTCGAAGATCGAACACGGCGATCTGGAAACTGCCAGAATCGGCACGATTCGTCGTTACGTAGAAGCCGTTGGCGGTGAACTTACCGTTGAGTTCATCAGCGGTGACGATCGCATGAAGGTCGCATAG
- a CDS encoding type II toxin-antitoxin system RelE/ParE family toxin yields the protein MWSVDLKLVSDWLTGLDQRSQVQVVAAIELLQDVGPQLGRPIVDTVTGSRHKNMKELRPGSSGRSELRILFAFDPARRAIFLVAGDKSGNWKSWYRKNIPLADDLFDEHLRKQKGK from the coding sequence ATGTGGAGCGTCGATCTCAAACTCGTCTCCGATTGGCTGACTGGTCTAGATCAGCGCTCACAGGTTCAGGTCGTTGCTGCGATTGAGTTGCTCCAAGATGTTGGTCCACAGCTCGGCCGCCCAATTGTCGACACGGTAACGGGGTCGCGGCACAAGAACATGAAAGAGTTGCGTCCCGGCTCATCCGGTCGATCAGAGCTCCGGATCTTATTCGCATTCGATCCGGCAAGGCGAGCGATCTTCCTGGTTGCAGGTGACAAATCTGGAAACTGGAAGAGTTGGTATCGGAAGAATATTCCGCTGGCTGACGATCTCTTTGACGAACACCTACGAAAGCAGAAAGGTAAGTGA
- the mutM gene encoding bifunctional DNA-formamidopyrimidine glycosylase/DNA-(apurinic or apyrimidinic site) lyase, with the protein MPELPEVETVREGLDRLLKGKTLQTITPLHPRAVRRSEGDVEGLQAFAGSQVEAVARRGKYLWFEMSGMALNFHLGMSGQLLVSAPGIEPLAHPHLRALIRFEDGTHLRFIDQRTFGYIQRSSLVEVHDGAPAGKGTTSTLIPVPVSHIARDLLDPALEITDLNTRTRAKRTEIKRAMLDQTLVSGMGNIYCDEALYRAKINPRRKTNGLSYIQLTELWTQSIEVLREALEQGGTSFDTLYVNVNGASGYFERSLRAYGRGGQPCLKCGAKMKKIQFMNRSSTFCPICQPLARY; encoded by the coding sequence ATGCCTGAGCTACCCGAAGTTGAGACGGTCCGCGAGGGCCTGGACCGTCTCCTCAAAGGCAAAACCCTCCAAACGATCACGCCCCTCCACCCACGCGCGGTACGCCGCTCAGAAGGCGATGTCGAAGGACTGCAAGCCTTCGCAGGCTCACAGGTCGAAGCCGTAGCAAGGCGCGGCAAGTACCTGTGGTTCGAAATGTCGGGGATGGCACTCAACTTCCACCTCGGCATGTCGGGCCAGCTTCTCGTCAGCGCGCCCGGCATAGAACCACTGGCCCACCCGCACCTGCGTGCCCTCATCCGCTTCGAAGACGGCACCCACCTGCGCTTCATCGACCAGCGCACCTTCGGATACATTCAAAGATCCTCCCTGGTTGAGGTCCACGACGGAGCCCCGGCAGGCAAGGGCACCACCTCCACGCTGATCCCGGTACCCGTCTCCCACATTGCACGCGACCTGCTTGATCCTGCCCTTGAGATTACCGACCTGAACACGAGAACCAGGGCCAAGCGAACTGAGATCAAGCGCGCCATGCTCGACCAGACCCTTGTTTCTGGCATGGGGAACATCTACTGCGATGAGGCGCTCTACCGAGCAAAGATCAACCCCCGCCGTAAGACAAACGGGCTGTCCTACATTCAGCTGACCGAACTCTGGACCCAGTCCATCGAGGTTTTACGTGAAGCCCTCGAGCAGGGCGGTACCTCTTTTGACACCCTCTACGTGAACGTCAACGGAGCATCCGGCTACTTCGAACGATCACTGCGCGCCTACGGGCGAGGCGGACAACCCTGTCTCAAATGTGGAGCGAAGATGAAGAAGATTCAGTTCATGAACCGCTCCTCAACCTTCTGCCCGATCTGCCAGCCACTGGCACGGTACTAG